A stretch of the Polynucleobacter tropicus genome encodes the following:
- a CDS encoding YciI family protein: MIFAILLMDRPGTADLRVQVRPEHRAYLAQQAERMAFAGPLTSEDGKTVTGSLLAMDFPSRAAVDEWLSNEPFTKAGVYEKPVIHVFNNMWAQKVGFPPAA, translated from the coding sequence ATGATTTTTGCAATTTTGCTAATGGATCGACCTGGTACGGCTGATTTGCGTGTGCAAGTTCGACCAGAGCATCGCGCTTATTTGGCCCAACAGGCAGAGCGCATGGCTTTTGCTGGCCCACTCACTTCTGAAGATGGAAAAACTGTTACAGGAAGTCTCTTGGCAATGGATTTCCCGAGCAGGGCTGCGGTAGATGAGTGGTTAAGTAATGAGCCTTTTACCAAGGCGGGTGTTTACGAGAAACCTGTTATCCATGTATTTAATAATATGTGGGCACAAAAGGTAGGGTTCCCGCCGGCGGCATAA
- a CDS encoding 3-keto-disaccharide hydrolase: MKFILKFAALLCLCMHMCLSNLANAQNQDGFVDLIDGVSLSGWNIVGNANWVIGNGIIEGNKPMGFLVSTKSYKNFIIKAEFWAESETNSGIFIRCQDPNKITAANGYEVNIWDTRPEQAYATGAIVDVAKVNPIHKAGGRWNTMEIVANGSHFKVSLNGVVTVGDGQDSRFAEGVIALQSAGGVVKFRKLQIKPI; this comes from the coding sequence ATGAAATTTATCCTTAAGTTCGCTGCACTCTTGTGTCTGTGTATGCACATGTGCTTGAGCAATCTTGCCAATGCTCAAAATCAAGATGGTTTTGTAGATCTCATTGACGGTGTTAGCCTCAGCGGATGGAATATTGTGGGTAATGCCAACTGGGTTATCGGCAATGGAATTATTGAGGGCAATAAACCCATGGGATTTTTAGTGAGCACAAAATCCTACAAAAACTTCATTATCAAAGCAGAGTTTTGGGCAGAGTCTGAGACCAATAGCGGCATCTTTATTCGCTGCCAAGATCCAAACAAAATTACCGCTGCTAATGGGTATGAAGTCAATATTTGGGATACACGTCCTGAACAAGCCTATGCAACCGGAGCTATTGTGGATGTTGCTAAGGTAAATCCCATCCACAAAGCAGGTGGTCGTTGGAATACCATGGAAATCGTAGCCAATGGATCTCACTTCAAGGTGAGTCTCAATGGCGTAGTGACCGTAGGCGATGGCCAAGATAGCCGCTTTGCAGAAGGCGTTATTGCTCTTCAGTCAGCAGGTGGCGTCGTGAAGTTCAGAAAGCTACAAATTAAACCGATTTAG
- a CDS encoding DUF748 domain-containing protein — translation MLSLNKSKIYRWSRRIAGGLLVLTIIFWAACHAFVPSLLKKTVAEYGQKIGYEITYQDLSLSPLRLRMTLEGLRLAEEGGDQLLDLKKLTIDLKWTKLILGEVGLDAVLLDEPKLLVEKKPNIKGKTANLWNWQKLFGAIEKSLSPKDDAKENAKQVAPLKISVDQFEVSGASLRLVDASTKLKEELKPFSIKLLDVANYDQKGLVSGVRGQYDFNLGSLQLAIPGLNKTIAFNHVAIGGSLSNPSPNLLGAQLDLKLDEGKILSHWDLNTASKLFEGKVKLENLKAGPWIALLPANKELMAKSGEINAELLIKLSSQSNSISGSAQLNKVSVLEKGEKTPLIDWDLADIRQFEYKTVGAGPKPATNLVIDEVVLEHPILRFEINAQGLSNFRRLFSKAAEEDSVGSQATQSAPESKKGAFGLDIRSVNLKSGEVFFADMAMKPNFHVDVKKFNASFIGVSNTPGRFASVAMEGVVANSGSMRAKGQTSFDDPRRNHDIFMSFKNLPLTTFNPAVMTYAGYQITGGKLNLNLSYRAKDGQLNGSNQIIIKNVQLGDEVEGFQGKKLPLGLAIALLEDSDDIIDVSVKIAGDVDSPEFSASGLVWQAIANVLTNVTTAPFRALASILGMGSDEGVNAVPGEAVFLPDDQERLEKFGQFLVKRPNSNMEIIGTYDLVQDKLAMARVKADTAILKDAGFKLQAGEPVPSPSLSDPRIQSGLKVAYAQYIGRIKLGQRLLMVPDGEARNEQLHNELIAGIDVADAELKTLAKTRAQLAFEIMVKENPGLKDRITIGEVKTVEAGKNGIPLDMELRIK, via the coding sequence ATGCTTTCCCTGAATAAATCCAAAATTTACCGCTGGAGTCGCAGGATAGCGGGGGGCTTGCTTGTATTAACGATTATTTTTTGGGCTGCATGCCATGCATTTGTGCCTAGCCTATTAAAAAAGACCGTAGCTGAATACGGCCAAAAAATTGGCTATGAAATCACCTATCAAGATCTAAGCCTGTCTCCCTTACGCTTGCGCATGACCTTAGAAGGTTTGCGCTTAGCAGAAGAGGGTGGCGACCAGTTATTGGACCTCAAGAAACTAACTATTGACCTTAAGTGGACAAAGCTTATTTTGGGGGAGGTGGGCTTAGATGCGGTTTTACTAGACGAGCCCAAATTGCTAGTTGAGAAAAAACCGAACATCAAAGGTAAGACTGCTAATCTTTGGAACTGGCAAAAACTATTTGGTGCGATTGAGAAAAGTCTTTCACCCAAAGATGACGCAAAAGAAAATGCAAAGCAAGTGGCGCCACTGAAAATCTCGGTAGATCAGTTTGAGGTGAGCGGAGCATCTCTGCGTCTGGTAGATGCATCGACCAAGTTGAAAGAAGAGTTAAAGCCCTTTTCGATCAAATTATTGGATGTTGCTAACTATGACCAAAAAGGTCTTGTCTCTGGTGTCCGTGGCCAATATGACTTTAATCTGGGCTCGTTACAACTGGCTATTCCAGGTCTTAATAAGACCATTGCGTTTAATCATGTTGCCATAGGGGGAAGCTTAAGCAACCCAAGCCCCAATCTTCTGGGTGCGCAACTTGATCTTAAATTAGACGAGGGAAAAATCTTATCCCACTGGGATTTGAATACTGCATCCAAATTATTCGAGGGCAAGGTCAAACTCGAAAACCTAAAAGCTGGTCCATGGATTGCATTGCTTCCGGCCAATAAAGAGTTAATGGCTAAGAGTGGCGAAATCAATGCAGAGTTATTGATCAAGCTGAGCAGTCAATCAAATAGCATTTCTGGAAGCGCTCAACTTAATAAAGTGTCCGTGCTTGAGAAAGGCGAAAAGACGCCTTTGATTGATTGGGATCTTGCAGACATTCGTCAGTTTGAATATAAGACTGTTGGCGCCGGCCCTAAACCGGCGACTAATTTAGTGATTGATGAAGTTGTGCTGGAGCACCCAATACTTCGTTTTGAAATCAATGCCCAAGGTTTGTCTAATTTTCGGCGTTTATTTTCCAAAGCGGCCGAAGAAGATTCGGTTGGCAGTCAAGCTACTCAGAGCGCCCCAGAGAGTAAAAAAGGCGCGTTTGGTTTAGATATTCGGTCTGTCAACCTGAAGTCTGGCGAAGTATTTTTTGCAGACATGGCAATGAAGCCAAATTTCCATGTTGATGTTAAGAAATTTAATGCGAGCTTTATTGGCGTTAGTAATACACCCGGTCGATTTGCTTCGGTTGCAATGGAAGGGGTGGTTGCGAACTCAGGCAGTATGCGCGCCAAAGGACAAACTTCCTTTGATGACCCCCGTCGCAATCATGACATTTTCATGAGTTTCAAAAATTTGCCGCTGACGACATTTAATCCTGCTGTAATGACCTATGCTGGTTATCAAATTACAGGTGGCAAACTCAATCTGAATCTGAGTTACCGTGCAAAAGATGGTCAATTAAATGGCAGCAATCAAATCATTATTAAGAACGTTCAGCTTGGCGATGAAGTAGAGGGCTTTCAGGGTAAAAAATTACCATTGGGTTTAGCTATTGCGCTCTTAGAAGATTCCGATGACATCATTGATGTAAGCGTGAAAATTGCTGGAGATGTGGATTCACCCGAATTTAGCGCTAGTGGTCTAGTGTGGCAGGCAATTGCTAATGTACTCACCAACGTGACCACTGCGCCCTTTAGGGCATTGGCTTCTATTTTGGGTATGGGCTCTGATGAGGGAGTTAATGCAGTGCCAGGTGAAGCAGTATTTTTGCCAGATGATCAAGAGCGCCTGGAAAAATTTGGTCAGTTCCTTGTTAAGAGGCCAAATAGCAATATGGAAATTATTGGCACTTATGATCTAGTACAAGACAAGCTAGCGATGGCAAGAGTAAAAGCAGATACTGCGATTTTGAAAGACGCTGGATTTAAGTTGCAAGCTGGTGAACCGGTGCCATCACCGAGTTTGTCAGATCCTAGAATTCAGTCGGGCTTGAAGGTGGCGTATGCGCAATACATTGGTCGCATTAAATTAGGCCAACGTTTATTAATGGTTCCTGATGGTGAGGCTCGTAACGAACAATTACACAATGAACTAATTGCTGGCATCGATGTCGCGGATGCCGAGTTAAAAACACTTGCCAAGACTCGTGCGCAGCTTGCCTTTGAAATAATGGTTAAAGAGAATCCAGGTCTAAAAGACCGCATCACTATTGGAGAGGTGAAAACGGTAGAGGCTGGCAAGAATGGGATTCCTCTCGATATGGAGCTCAGAATCAAGTAG
- a CDS encoding NAD(P)H-dependent oxidoreductase subunit E produces the protein MNHPKPSKEVNAVAVATADDLRETIRRKSKLKGRQADDASIAEVRQLIGNAPHRRDLLIENLHKLNDEYRALHDRHLVALAKEMNLPMSEVYEVATFYHHFEVVRGNDPVADITVRVCDGVACELAGAQNLLAKLPFILGNSNVKVVAAPCVGRCEQAPVAVVHQYPVIFATTDKVKAAVNNKLTTQPLAKDDAVFEPAELAQKGVSPQGENQAVSPDYVGYEAYRAKGGYALAKEIVEGKRDAESIIKAMENSGLRGLGGAGFPAGRKWRIVKDQAAPKLMAVNIDEGEPGTFKDRTYLERDPHRFLEGLLIAANVVGIDACYIYLRDEYHGCRELLEKELAKLKANPPFAIPNIELRRGAGAYICGEESAMIESIEGKRGEPRMRPPYIAQVGLFGRPTLEHNFETLYWVRDIVQRGPDWFSSYGRHDRKGLRSYSVSGRVKNPGVKLAPAGITIQELIDEYCGGMQDGHQFYGYLPGGASGGILPATMNDIPLDFDTLQPYGCFIGSAAVMVFSNQDKARDMALNVMHFFEHESCGQCTPCRVGTGKAAKLMQAKSWDQETLEDLATVMVDASICGLGQAAPNPIRCIHKYFPQEIA, from the coding sequence ATGAATCACCCAAAGCCTTCCAAAGAAGTCAACGCAGTCGCTGTTGCAACTGCAGATGATTTGCGGGAGACCATTCGTCGCAAAAGCAAATTAAAAGGTCGTCAAGCGGATGACGCGTCGATCGCTGAGGTGCGACAGTTAATTGGTAATGCGCCACATCGCCGTGATTTGTTAATTGAAAATCTACACAAGCTCAATGATGAGTACCGTGCATTGCATGATCGTCATTTAGTGGCGCTGGCAAAAGAAATGAATTTGCCAATGTCTGAGGTTTATGAAGTAGCCACTTTCTATCACCACTTTGAAGTGGTGCGTGGCAACGATCCAGTGGCTGATATCACTGTACGCGTATGTGATGGGGTTGCTTGCGAATTAGCTGGTGCGCAAAACCTATTAGCTAAGTTACCTTTTATCTTGGGCAATTCAAATGTAAAAGTGGTAGCAGCGCCATGCGTAGGTCGCTGTGAGCAGGCTCCGGTGGCCGTAGTACATCAATATCCAGTGATATTCGCTACTACCGACAAGGTAAAAGCAGCAGTCAACAACAAACTGACCACTCAGCCCTTGGCTAAAGATGATGCGGTATTTGAGCCAGCAGAATTGGCTCAAAAGGGCGTTTCACCACAGGGTGAGAATCAAGCGGTATCACCGGACTATGTCGGCTATGAGGCTTATCGCGCTAAAGGTGGTTACGCTTTAGCTAAAGAAATCGTTGAAGGCAAACGTGATGCTGAAAGCATCATCAAAGCTATGGAAAATTCTGGTCTACGCGGTTTAGGTGGAGCGGGCTTCCCAGCAGGTCGTAAGTGGCGCATTGTGAAAGATCAAGCGGCACCTAAGTTAATGGCAGTCAATATTGACGAAGGTGAACCAGGTACATTTAAAGACCGCACTTATCTTGAGCGTGATCCACACCGTTTCTTGGAAGGTTTGTTAATTGCCGCCAATGTAGTGGGAATTGATGCTTGTTACATCTACTTGCGCGATGAATATCACGGTTGCCGTGAATTGTTAGAGAAAGAATTAGCCAAGCTCAAAGCGAATCCACCATTTGCGATTCCGAATATTGAATTGCGCCGCGGTGCTGGTGCCTACATCTGCGGTGAAGAGTCCGCGATGATTGAAAGTATTGAGGGTAAGCGTGGTGAGCCACGTATGCGTCCTCCATACATTGCGCAGGTCGGATTGTTTGGTCGACCAACACTAGAGCACAACTTTGAGACCTTGTATTGGGTGCGCGATATTGTCCAGCGTGGTCCAGATTGGTTTAGCTCATACGGCCGTCATGACCGCAAGGGATTGCGTAGCTACAGCGTAAGCGGCCGAGTAAAAAATCCTGGTGTGAAATTAGCACCTGCTGGTATCACTATTCAGGAACTCATTGATGAATACTGTGGTGGTATGCAAGACGGTCATCAGTTTTATGGCTACTTGCCTGGTGGCGCATCAGGCGGCATCTTGCCAGCAACCATGAATGACATTCCGCTCGACTTCGATACTTTGCAACCTTATGGCTGCTTCATTGGTTCTGCTGCCGTGATGGTATTTAGTAATCAAGATAAAGCGCGCGATATGGCATTAAATGTCATGCACTTCTTTGAGCATGAGAGCTGCGGTCAATGCACACCATGCCGCGTAGGAACTGGTAAAGCCGCTAAGCTCATGCAAGCCAAGTCTTGGGATCAAGAAACGCTTGAAGATTTGGCGACCGTCATGGTTGATGCTTCGATCTGTGGCTTGGGTCAAGCAGCACCAAACCCCATTCGCTGTATTCATAAATATTTCCCACAAGAAATTGCATAA
- the fdhF gene encoding formate dehydrogenase subunit alpha: protein MNAPTNPKELELQTVEFKLDGKTIVSYEGETILKAAKRHGIDIPHLCFKDGYRPDGNCRACVVEINGERTLAPSCCRSATPGMEVKANSERALKSQKLVLEMLLSDMPDEGFKWVGDSKEEEKKYQHGELSTWAARMDVTVRPELKALRREKVSNDLSHPAMAVNLDACIQCNRCVRACREEQVNDVIGYAMRGAHSEIVFDLNDPMGESTCVACGECVQACPTGALMPKSLIGSQTVDRKVDSVCPFCGIGCQITYNIKDEKIVSVEGRDGPANHNRLCVKGRFGMDYIHNPQRLTKPLIRKPGVPKDESLLEKNQDWSNIFREATWEEALDFAGGKLKELKDKHGLKVLAGFGSAKGSNEEAYLFQKLVRTGFGSNNVDHCTRLCHASSVAALLEGVGSGAVSNQVNDVEHSSLIMVIGSNPTANHPVGATWFKNAAKRGAKLVLCDPRKTDIAKHAWRVMQFKPDTDVAMLNAMIYTIIEEGLVDKDFIANRANNFEALKENIKGYSPEAMAPICGIPAETLREVAREFATTKSAMILWGMGVSQHVHGTDNARCLIALVSITGQIGKPGSGLHPLRGQNNVQGASDAGLIPMMFPNYQRVDNPEAHAWFEKFWNTPLDKKPGYTVVEIMHKITAPDSDPDKIRGMYVEGENPAMSDPDLNHARHALASLEHLVVQDIFMTETALLADVVLPASAWPEKVGTASNTDRMVQMGRKAVEPPGDARADLWIIQEIAKRMGLNWNYQGPDAGVAEVYEEMRQAMHGAIKGITWDRLEKQSSVTYPCLSLEDPGRPIVFDDAFATADGKVKLVPADIIPANERPDAEYPFVLITGRQLEHWHTGSMTRRATVLDAIEPLATVSMNGEDMTQLGVSAGDVITVQSRRGEVGIHVRRDDGTPRGSIFIPFAYYEAAANLITNPALDPFGKIPEFKYCAVKLTKGGEPSKVVGYGTNAPNGPKLMVNV, encoded by the coding sequence ATGAACGCACCAACTAACCCAAAAGAACTCGAATTACAAACCGTTGAATTCAAGTTAGACGGCAAGACGATTGTTTCCTATGAAGGCGAAACGATTCTCAAGGCAGCAAAACGTCATGGCATCGATATTCCTCATTTGTGCTTTAAAGACGGCTATCGTCCAGATGGTAACTGTCGTGCCTGCGTAGTTGAAATCAATGGTGAGCGTACCTTGGCGCCAAGCTGCTGCAGAAGCGCAACTCCAGGCATGGAAGTGAAAGCCAATAGTGAGCGTGCTCTCAAGAGTCAAAAACTCGTTTTGGAGATGCTTCTCTCTGATATGCCCGATGAAGGCTTTAAGTGGGTAGGTGACTCTAAAGAAGAAGAGAAAAAGTATCAACATGGCGAGCTCAGCACTTGGGCTGCGCGTATGGATGTGACTGTGCGCCCTGAACTCAAAGCCTTGCGCCGTGAAAAAGTCAGCAATGATCTTTCACATCCAGCGATGGCCGTGAACCTCGATGCATGTATTCAATGCAATCGTTGTGTACGCGCTTGCCGTGAAGAGCAGGTAAATGATGTGATTGGTTACGCTATGCGTGGTGCTCATAGCGAGATCGTATTTGACCTGAACGATCCAATGGGCGAGAGCACTTGCGTTGCTTGCGGTGAATGTGTGCAAGCTTGTCCTACCGGTGCATTAATGCCAAAAAGCCTCATTGGTTCACAAACCGTTGATCGCAAAGTGGATTCTGTATGTCCATTCTGCGGTATTGGTTGCCAGATCACTTACAACATTAAAGATGAAAAGATTGTGAGCGTAGAGGGTCGTGATGGCCCAGCGAACCATAATCGTTTATGCGTTAAGGGTCGCTTTGGTATGGATTACATCCATAATCCACAGCGCTTAACAAAGCCATTGATTCGTAAACCTGGCGTACCCAAGGATGAATCTCTCCTTGAGAAAAATCAAGATTGGTCCAATATCTTCCGTGAAGCAACCTGGGAAGAAGCGCTGGATTTTGCTGGTGGGAAGTTAAAAGAGCTTAAAGATAAACATGGCCTCAAGGTGTTGGCGGGCTTTGGCTCCGCCAAGGGCAGCAATGAAGAGGCTTACTTATTCCAAAAACTCGTTCGTACCGGATTTGGTAGCAATAACGTAGACCATTGCACACGTCTCTGCCATGCTTCCTCTGTTGCCGCGCTATTAGAGGGCGTGGGATCTGGTGCGGTAAGTAACCAAGTAAACGATGTTGAGCATTCCAGCCTGATTATGGTGATTGGCTCAAACCCAACCGCAAACCACCCGGTTGGAGCAACCTGGTTTAAGAATGCTGCTAAACGGGGCGCGAAGTTGGTTCTATGCGATCCACGTAAAACGGATATCGCTAAGCATGCTTGGCGCGTGATGCAATTTAAGCCTGACACTGACGTAGCAATGCTTAACGCGATGATCTACACGATCATTGAAGAAGGTTTAGTTGATAAAGATTTTATTGCGAACCGTGCAAATAACTTTGAAGCTCTAAAAGAAAACATCAAAGGCTATAGCCCAGAAGCGATGGCGCCAATCTGCGGTATCCCGGCTGAGACCTTGCGTGAAGTGGCTAGGGAATTTGCAACCACTAAATCAGCGATGATATTGTGGGGCATGGGCGTTAGCCAACACGTCCACGGCACGGATAATGCGCGTTGCTTAATTGCTTTGGTCAGCATTACCGGTCAAATTGGTAAACCTGGTTCAGGCTTGCATCCATTGCGCGGTCAAAATAACGTGCAGGGCGCTAGTGATGCTGGATTAATTCCGATGATGTTCCCGAACTATCAACGCGTTGATAACCCAGAAGCACATGCTTGGTTTGAGAAATTCTGGAATACACCACTGGATAAGAAACCTGGTTACACCGTGGTAGAAATCATGCACAAGATTACTGCGCCTGACAGTGACCCGGATAAGATTCGTGGCATGTATGTTGAGGGTGAGAACCCGGCAATGAGTGACCCTGATTTAAATCACGCACGTCACGCATTGGCATCCTTAGAACATTTAGTAGTGCAGGACATCTTCATGACCGAGACTGCCTTATTAGCAGACGTGGTGTTGCCTGCAAGCGCTTGGCCAGAGAAGGTGGGTACTGCAAGTAACACTGACCGAATGGTACAGATGGGTAGAAAAGCGGTTGAGCCTCCTGGCGATGCCAGGGCGGACTTGTGGATCATCCAAGAGATTGCTAAGCGTATGGGCTTGAACTGGAACTACCAAGGTCCTGACGCTGGTGTGGCAGAGGTATACGAAGAAATGCGTCAAGCAATGCACGGCGCTATCAAGGGAATTACATGGGACCGCCTAGAAAAACAATCTAGCGTGACTTATCCATGCTTATCTTTGGAAGACCCAGGTCGTCCAATCGTGTTTGATGATGCATTTGCGACTGCTGATGGCAAGGTTAAATTGGTTCCTGCCGACATCATTCCAGCAAATGAGCGTCCAGATGCTGAGTACCCATTTGTTCTGATCACTGGTCGTCAGCTGGAGCATTGGCATACCGGCAGTATGACGCGCCGCGCCACTGTGCTCGATGCGATTGAGCCGCTCGCTACCGTATCCATGAATGGTGAAGATATGACTCAACTTGGTGTATCTGCTGGTGATGTCATCACAGTTCAATCTCGTCGTGGTGAGGTAGGTATTCATGTGCGCAGAGATGATGGCACTCCAAGAGGATCTATCTTTATTCCATTTGCATACTATGAGGCAGCAGCAAATCTGATTACCAACCCAGCCTTAGATCCATTTGGCAAGATTCCGGAGTTTAAGTACTGTGCAGTCAAACTCACTAAAGGTGGTGAACCATCCAAGGTAGTGGGCTACGGCACCAATGCACCAAACGGACCAAAGTTGATGGTGAATGTTTAA
- the nadB gene encoding L-aspartate oxidase — MVSSQSIHQQVQDTQNELPVLIIGAGLAGLTVALHMAESQPVILMAKRGLGEAATAWAQGGIVGVVDKEHDSIDAHVADTLNAGAGLVVESTARYIAEESAQAIEWLVEQGVPFTEDKSGPMGLHLTREGGHSHRRIAHAADATGKAIHEVLLDKARAHKNIRILEHWIALDLITNRHLDAKTQRTKPNRCYGVYALDIKNNCVETIAAKSVVLATGGVGKVYRYTSNPDTATGDGIAMAWRAGCRVGNMEFIQFHPTCLYHPSDRTFLITEAMRGEGGLLKLPDGTRFMPEHDERNELAPRDIVARAIDFEMKKHGLDYVHLDATHLGEAFIKEHFPMIYARCLSLGLDITKEPIPVVPAAHYTCGGVVTDLKGRTDLPGLYAVGEATYTGLHGANRLASNSLLECVVIGKAAAQDISGLTTPSMPNLPLWDESQVEDADEQVVIAHNWDELRSLMWNYVGIVRTNRRLERALHRIKLLRYEVQEYYANFKVTRDLIELRNLLECAELIVRSALMRRESRGLHYSRDYPGTWAVSYPTILTPQAEGSEASAET, encoded by the coding sequence ATGGTCAGTTCTCAATCAATACACCAACAAGTTCAAGACACTCAAAATGAGTTGCCTGTACTTATTATCGGGGCGGGGCTTGCTGGTTTAACTGTTGCTTTGCATATGGCAGAGAGTCAACCTGTCATATTGATGGCTAAGCGTGGTCTAGGTGAAGCAGCAACTGCGTGGGCGCAAGGTGGCATTGTCGGTGTGGTGGATAAAGAGCATGACAGCATTGATGCTCACGTAGCGGACACCTTAAATGCAGGTGCTGGCTTGGTTGTGGAGTCCACAGCTCGCTATATCGCCGAAGAAAGTGCGCAGGCGATTGAATGGTTAGTTGAGCAGGGTGTGCCGTTTACTGAAGATAAATCCGGGCCAATGGGTTTGCATCTGACGCGCGAAGGCGGACACAGTCATCGTCGTATTGCGCACGCCGCAGATGCAACCGGCAAAGCAATTCATGAAGTCTTGCTAGATAAAGCAAGGGCGCATAAGAACATTCGGATTTTGGAGCATTGGATTGCCCTTGATCTCATTACCAATCGACATTTAGACGCGAAAACGCAGCGCACCAAACCGAATCGTTGTTATGGCGTGTATGCCTTAGATATTAAAAATAATTGCGTTGAAACGATTGCTGCTAAATCAGTGGTTCTGGCTACTGGTGGTGTTGGTAAGGTCTATCGCTATACCAGCAATCCTGACACTGCTACAGGTGATGGCATTGCTATGGCATGGCGTGCGGGTTGTCGTGTAGGCAATATGGAATTTATCCAATTTCACCCAACATGTTTGTATCACCCAAGTGATAGAACATTCCTGATTACAGAAGCGATGCGCGGTGAGGGTGGCCTATTAAAGCTGCCAGACGGTACACGCTTTATGCCAGAGCATGATGAGCGCAATGAACTGGCCCCGCGCGATATCGTAGCGCGCGCCATCGACTTTGAAATGAAAAAACATGGCTTAGATTACGTGCATCTGGATGCTACACATTTAGGCGAGGCATTTATTAAAGAACATTTCCCGATGATTTATGCACGTTGCTTAAGTCTCGGTTTAGATATTACTAAAGAGCCAATTCCCGTGGTTCCTGCTGCTCACTATACCTGTGGCGGAGTTGTCACAGACCTCAAAGGCCGTACCGATTTGCCAGGTCTTTATGCGGTTGGTGAGGCTACATATACTGGTTTGCATGGCGCCAATCGCCTAGCTAGCAACTCGCTATTAGAGTGCGTGGTGATTGGTAAAGCAGCTGCCCAAGATATTTCAGGATTAACAACACCATCAATGCCAAATCTTCCGTTGTGGGACGAGAGTCAGGTAGAAGATGCTGATGAGCAAGTAGTCATTGCGCACAACTGGGATGAATTACGCTCATTGATGTGGAACTACGTAGGTATCGTTCGCACCAATCGAAGATTAGAGCGCGCTTTGCATCGCATTAAGTTACTTCGTTATGAGGTGCAAGAGTATTACGCTAACTTTAAGGTAACGCGTGACCTTATTGAATTGCGCAACTTACTAGAGTGCGCCGAGTTGATTGTTAGATCTGCCCTTATGAGAAGAGAGAGCAGAGGCTTGCATTACAGCCGAGACTATCCGGGTACTTGGGCGGTGTCTTACCCAACTATTCTGACTCCGCAAGCTGAAGGTAGTGAAGCTTCTGCGGAAACTTAG
- the nadC gene encoding carboxylating nicotinate-nucleotide diphosphorylase — protein sequence MFDFNETLEQARQRNIHDALMEDIGICDWTAKLVPNKMVQAQLIVRQGAVLCGVDWFEGTLKKLDPNAKVTWHYIEGDLMKADTKVCDIAADSQALLSAERTCINFLQTLSWTASITRQHVDAIAGASPNSKGCAVLDTRKTIPGLRQAQKYAVRIGGGQNQRLALWHGILIKENHIAAAGSVTAALKNAQALNAGVDIQIEVENFAELEEALAAGAKSILIDNFTTDQMKDAVAITAGRALLEASGGINLDQMRAIAATGVDRISLGKLTKDVIAVDFSMRVLG from the coding sequence ATGTTTGATTTCAACGAAACTTTAGAGCAAGCACGTCAACGCAATATTCATGATGCCTTAATGGAAGATATTGGCATCTGCGATTGGACTGCCAAGCTTGTTCCTAATAAAATGGTGCAAGCGCAGTTAATTGTTCGGCAAGGTGCGGTGTTGTGTGGTGTAGATTGGTTCGAAGGCACACTCAAGAAGCTTGATCCCAATGCCAAAGTGACATGGCATTACATTGAGGGCGACCTCATGAAGGCCGATACCAAGGTCTGCGATATCGCCGCAGACTCGCAAGCTCTGCTATCCGCTGAACGTACCTGCATTAACTTCCTACAAACCCTGTCTTGGACAGCCAGCATTACCCGTCAACACGTCGATGCCATCGCAGGCGCTAGCCCCAACTCCAAAGGATGCGCAGTACTGGATACCCGCAAGACTATTCCTGGTTTACGCCAAGCCCAGAAGTATGCAGTACGTATTGGTGGCGGGCAAAACCAACGTCTTGCGCTATGGCATGGCATCCTGATTAAAGAGAATCACATTGCGGCGGCTGGCAGCGTGACTGCTGCGCTCAAGAATGCCCAAGCCCTTAATGCTGGCGTTGATATTCAGATTGAGGTGGAGAACTTTGCAGAGCTAGAAGAAGCGCTTGCTGCTGGTGCTAAGAGTATTTTGATTGATAATTTCACCACAGATCAAATGAAAGATGCAGTAGCTATTACTGCTGGCCGAGCTTTACTTGAGGCTTCTGGCGGCATCAATCTAGATCAAATGCGCGCAATTGCAGCGACTGGCGTTGATCGAATCTCCCTAGGCAAACTCACCAAGGATGTAATTGCGGTTGATTTCTCTATGCGAGTTTTAGGTTAA